One window of the Salvia splendens isolate huo1 chromosome 1, SspV2, whole genome shotgun sequence genome contains the following:
- the LOC121795667 gene encoding fasciclin-like arabinogalactan protein 4, with translation MAISIFISNFTPITLLYFLLLPSPISSLNITLLLSSYPSFSAFNSLLSTTGIASDLTSRSSLTLLAVPNSLLHSPSAPNIADVLRYHVLLEYLSLPDIRRIPPAGKLVATLLQTTGRAAANSGSVKITVDSSASITFHSPASTATLLSPIKTLPYNISILSLNSLLIPADPDLAASETRAPLGLNITTTLINGHDFNVAAAMLAASGVISEFEADEGGAGITMFVPTDEAFADLPPSAKFQSLPADRKAAVLRFHVLHSYYPLGSLESIVNPVQPTLATEQNGAGSFTLNISRVNGSVGIDTGIVQASVTQTVFDQNPIAIFGVSRVLLPREFFGRDPIEIYKPSVGGAPPPDIAMSPENYDPANRLSAAVAGGGVGILWRFWGLWCTGIFLLSYQLN, from the coding sequence ATGGCTATCTCAATCTTCATTTCCAATTTTACCCCTATAACCCTCCTCTATTTCCTCCTCCTACCCTCCCCCATTTCCTCCCTCAACATCACCCTCCTCCTCTCCTCCTATCCCTCCTTCTCCGCCTTCAATTCCCTCCTCTCCACCACCGGCATCGCCTCCGATCTCACCTCCCGCTCCTCCCTCACCCTCCTCGCCGTCCCCAATTCCCTCCTCCACTCCCCCTCCGCCCCCAACATCGCCGACGTCCTCCGCTACCACGTCCTCCTCGAATACCTCTCCCTTCCCGACATCCGCCGCATCCCTCCCGCCGGCAAGCTCGTCGCCACTCTCCTTCAAACCACCGGCCGCGCCGCTGCCAATTCAGGCTCCGTCAAGATCACCGTCGACTCCTCCGCCTCAATTACATTCCACTCCCCTGCCTCCACCGCCACCCTCCTCTCCCCAATCAAAACCCTACCTTACAACATCTCGATCCTCTCCCTCAATTCGCTCCTCATCCCCGCTGATCCTGATCTGGCAGCCTCGGAGACGCGCGCCCCGCTCGGCCTCAACATCACCACCACGCTTATCAACGGCCACGATTTCAACGTCGCGGCGGCAATGCTCGCCGCGTCGGGGGTGATTTCGGAATTCGAGGCGGACGAAGGCGGCGCCGGGATCACGATGTTCGTCCCCACCGACGAGGCCTTCGCTGACCTCCCGCCGTCGGCCAAATTCCAGTCGCTGCCGGCGGATCGGAAGGCGGCGGTGCTCAGATTCCACGTGCTCCACTCTTACTACCCGCTTGGATCGCTGGAGTCGATCGTGAACCCGGTCCAGCCCACGCTCGCTACGGAGCAGAACGGGGCGGGTAGCTTCACACTCAACATCTCCCGGGTTAACGGATCCGTTGGAATCGACACCGGAATCGTGCAGGCGTCGGTGACGCAGACGGTTTTCGATCAGAACCCAATCGCAATTTTCGGGGTTTCGAGAGTGCTGTTGCCGCGGGAATTTTTCGGGAGGGATCCGATCGAGATCTACAAGCCTAGTGTCGGTGGAGCTCCGCCGCCTGATATTGCGATGTCACCGGAGAATTACGATCCGGCAAATCGATtgtcggcggcggtggcgggCGGAGGAGTGGGGATTTTGTGGAGGTTTTGGGGATTGTGGTGTACAGGAATATTTTTACTTTCGTATcagttaaattaa